In Aliidongia dinghuensis, one genomic interval encodes:
- a CDS encoding UDP-N-acetylglucosamine 1-carboxyvinyltransferase, with the protein MANLIVHGGRPLSGRIVPSANKNAVLPILCATLLTQETIRLHGVPDITDVNKILEIFRVLGSEVEADLTNGLVVIRHHDTVFDAKLHRLPEQMRSSIMLVPPLLHRFGVARIEDDVKGCTLGVREIDPHVEVLARFGAAVERTEGSLVIRAHRPLQATRHWLDYASVTTTENFVLCAALAEGTSKLTNAASEPHVQEFCRFMAMLGARIEGIGTSQLTIHGVEGLSGGDFTFAEDFHEIATFLALGGITGGNIAVKNSQAEQFPLIDRTFAKFGIAVHHEDGWSRAETNGPLKVRRPFTQNMLTKVEAAPWPYLPVDLLPIFIALGVKAEGSVMFWNKVYDGALGWSVELSKFGAHTFLSDPHRLITFGGHPLIPAEVESPYIIRVSIALLMLAASIDGRSVIKNATPIRRAHPRFAENLRSLGADVEWTTSD; encoded by the coding sequence ATGGCCAATCTGATCGTGCACGGCGGCCGCCCTCTCAGCGGCCGGATCGTTCCTTCGGCGAACAAGAACGCCGTGCTGCCGATCCTGTGCGCGACGCTGCTCACCCAGGAGACGATCCGTCTCCACGGCGTGCCCGACATCACCGACGTCAACAAGATCCTGGAGATCTTCCGGGTGCTGGGCAGCGAGGTCGAGGCCGACCTCACGAACGGCCTGGTCGTGATCCGCCACCACGACACGGTGTTCGACGCGAAGCTGCACCGGCTGCCGGAGCAGATGCGCTCGTCGATCATGCTGGTGCCGCCGCTGCTGCACCGGTTCGGCGTCGCCCGTATCGAAGACGACGTCAAGGGCTGCACGCTCGGCGTGCGCGAGATCGATCCCCATGTCGAGGTGCTGGCCCGATTCGGCGCCGCAGTCGAACGCACCGAGGGCTCGCTCGTCATCCGCGCCCATCGCCCGCTGCAGGCGACCCGCCACTGGCTCGACTATGCCTCGGTTACGACGACCGAGAATTTCGTGCTGTGCGCGGCGCTGGCCGAGGGCACGTCGAAGCTCACCAACGCCGCTTCCGAGCCGCATGTCCAGGAATTCTGCCGCTTCATGGCAATGCTGGGCGCCCGGATCGAAGGCATCGGCACGTCGCAGCTCACCATCCACGGCGTCGAAGGCTTGAGCGGCGGCGACTTCACCTTCGCCGAGGATTTCCACGAGATCGCGACCTTCCTGGCGCTGGGCGGCATCACCGGCGGCAATATCGCGGTCAAGAATTCCCAGGCTGAGCAGTTCCCGCTGATCGACCGGACCTTCGCCAAGTTCGGCATCGCCGTCCATCACGAGGACGGCTGGTCGCGCGCCGAGACGAACGGGCCCCTGAAGGTGCGCCGCCCGTTCACCCAGAACATGCTGACCAAGGTCGAGGCCGCCCCCTGGCCCTATCTGCCGGTCGACCTGCTGCCGATCTTCATCGCGCTCGGGGTCAAGGCCGAGGGCAGCGTCATGTTCTGGAACAAGGTCTATGACGGGGCGCTCGGCTGGTCGGTCGAGCTCTCCAAGTTCGGCGCGCACACGTTCCTGTCGGATCCGCATCGGCTCATCACGTTCGGCGGCCATCCGCTGATCCCGGCCGAGGTCGAGAGCCCCTACATCATCCGCGTGTCGATCGCGCTCCTGATGCTGGCCGCCAGCATCGATGGCCGCTCGGTCATCAAGAACGCGACGCCGATCCGCCGCGCCCATCCGCGCTTCGCCGAGAACCTCCGCTCGCTCGGCGCCGACGTCGAATGGACGACGAGCGACTGA